A single genomic interval of Alteromonas sp. BL110 harbors:
- a CDS encoding HAD-IA family hydrolase: MQFFRSINKVEAMTFDLDDTLYNNDPIIRRAEEALQAHIAKHHKSAAALSANDWLALKRAAIKKDLRLASDMGQLRRVVLTAALSNTAPEKLKTDLANSGELSEAVEACFNCFYDARSNFELADDVHEALKAVSSKLPIIGITNGNVNAQKVGIDGYFKTIFHASTSRPMKPARDMYDEAAALLHIAPKHILHVGDNVIKDVQGAINAGYQAAWFACNRPMKLSYEPVSVLPHVALDNLNELTHFL, from the coding sequence ATGCAGTTTTTTAGGTCTATTAACAAAGTCGAAGCAATGACCTTCGACCTTGACGACACCCTTTACAATAACGACCCTATTATTCGACGGGCCGAGGAAGCGCTTCAAGCGCATATTGCTAAGCACCACAAGTCAGCCGCCGCGTTGTCGGCAAACGACTGGTTAGCACTAAAGCGAGCTGCAATTAAAAAAGATCTGCGCTTAGCCTCTGATATGGGTCAGCTTAGACGTGTAGTGCTTACCGCCGCACTGTCTAATACGGCACCTGAAAAATTAAAAACAGACCTGGCCAACAGTGGTGAACTTAGTGAGGCAGTAGAGGCATGCTTTAACTGCTTTTACGATGCGAGAAGTAACTTTGAGCTTGCAGACGATGTGCACGAAGCGTTAAAAGCCGTGAGCAGTAAGCTGCCGATTATTGGTATTACTAACGGTAACGTAAACGCACAAAAGGTAGGTATTGATGGCTATTTTAAGACCATTTTTCACGCCAGCACATCACGGCCAATGAAACCAGCCCGCGACATGTATGATGAAGCCGCAGCACTTTTACACATTGCACCAAAACACATTCTTCACGTAGGCGATAACGTCATCAAAGACGTACAAGGAGCAATTAACGCTGGCTATCAGGCAGCATGGTTTGCCTGTAACAGGCCCATGAAGTTATCCTACGAACCTGTGAGCGTACTGCCCCACGTAGCACTAGACAACCTCAACGAGCTAACCCACTTCCTATAA
- the xerC gene encoding tyrosine recombinase XerC, whose translation MSRDALISEPCQQWLDKFLLHLQVERGLSLHTIKNYQRQLTEVAKLLGLYEWSGLTPSDIKRVMADAKMSGHSPRSIALRLSALRTFCQYLIDHQQLFSNPVEGIQAPKQGKPLPKQLSVDEMQQLLNASPRSSDDDEGMQLRDVAMFELLYGCGLRLSELTGLNLSDCLKDGTVKVMGKGSKQRILPLGRHAQKALNAWLKVRPAYASPYESAVFVSKRKTRISNRQVANRLDKMAQEQCLSQKVSPHKLRHSFATHVLESSGDLRAVQELLGHANLSTTQVYTHLDFQHLANVYDAAHPRAHKK comes from the coding sequence GTGTCTAGGGACGCCTTAATCAGCGAACCTTGCCAACAATGGCTCGATAAATTTTTACTTCATTTGCAGGTAGAGCGCGGTTTATCCCTACATACCATCAAAAATTACCAGCGCCAGTTAACCGAAGTGGCAAAGCTACTTGGGCTTTATGAATGGTCTGGGCTCACGCCAAGCGATATTAAGCGCGTTATGGCCGATGCCAAAATGTCTGGGCACAGCCCACGCAGTATTGCGCTTAGGCTATCGGCACTAAGAACCTTCTGCCAATACCTAATCGACCACCAGCAGCTATTCAGCAACCCTGTTGAGGGCATTCAAGCCCCCAAACAGGGAAAGCCGTTACCTAAGCAGCTAAGCGTGGATGAGATGCAGCAGTTGCTTAATGCCTCGCCTCGAAGCAGTGACGACGATGAAGGCATGCAGTTACGGGATGTAGCTATGTTTGAGCTGCTATATGGCTGTGGCCTGCGCTTAAGCGAACTTACCGGGCTTAATTTATCCGACTGTTTAAAAGACGGTACGGTAAAGGTCATGGGTAAAGGGAGTAAGCAACGTATACTGCCACTAGGGCGGCACGCGCAAAAAGCACTTAACGCCTGGTTAAAAGTACGCCCCGCCTATGCATCGCCCTATGAAAGTGCAGTATTTGTAAGTAAGCGTAAAACCCGTATCTCGAATAGGCAAGTCGCAAATCGTTTGGACAAAATGGCGCAAGAACAGTGTCTATCGCAAAAAGTAAGCCCTCACAAACTGCGCCATTCTTTCGCTACCCACGTATTAGAATCCAGTGGCGATTTACGTGCGGTTCAAGAGTTGTTAGGTCACGCTAACTTATCGACAACACAAGTTTATACTCATCTCGACTTCCAGCATCTCGCCAACGTATATGATGCCGCTCATCCACGGGCGCACAAGAAATAA
- a CDS encoding DUF484 family protein, with protein MSEVSGQSNATQLIEPFDDTTELSSADVRAFLLQNPEFFTEHADLLEKIKLPHEHKGSVSLVEIQSEQLRQKVRQLNFKLNQLVTIAKQNEKIYRVYTDLNVQLLRCESVAEVQFTLEDVLQERLQLSSAVIKSFKGPHAIPELQQRLFTEKRFKNTNFFFGRLSQHERQLLFGESPAESVALMLLGDNRELGILGISSSDASHFTPDMDTLLLQQLQQVLNIILPEMMGY; from the coding sequence ATGAGCGAAGTATCAGGGCAATCTAACGCCACGCAATTAATTGAGCCATTTGACGACACAACGGAATTGTCGAGTGCCGATGTGCGCGCGTTCTTATTACAAAACCCTGAGTTCTTTACCGAGCATGCCGACCTTCTCGAAAAAATTAAGCTTCCCCATGAGCACAAAGGCAGTGTCTCTCTTGTTGAAATTCAAAGTGAACAGTTAAGACAAAAAGTTAGACAGCTTAACTTCAAGCTAAACCAGTTGGTGACTATCGCGAAGCAAAACGAGAAGATTTATCGCGTTTACACTGACTTAAATGTGCAGCTACTACGCTGTGAAAGCGTCGCCGAAGTACAGTTTACCTTAGAAGATGTGCTGCAAGAGCGTTTGCAATTGTCCTCTGCGGTAATCAAGAGCTTTAAAGGCCCGCACGCCATTCCTGAACTGCAACAACGTTTGTTCACGGAAAAGCGCTTTAAAAATACCAACTTCTTCTTTGGGCGTTTGTCACAGCACGAACGTCAACTTCTCTTCGGAGAAAGTCCTGCGGAATCTGTCGCGTTAATGCTACTTGGTGATAACCGTGAGTTAGGCATTTTAGGCATCAGCAGCAGCGATGCTAGCCATTTCACACCGGATATGGATACGCTTTTGCTACAACAGCTTCAGCAAGTCCTAAATATTATCTTACCTGAAATGATGGGATATTAA
- the cysE gene encoding serine O-acetyltransferase produces MTALSTPIDFWSTLKQEAQIVADNEPLLSSYVHASVLAHHNFESSLSFILSNKMADDVMPALAIREVFDEAYLLEPGISEAAIADIMAINARDAAVNDYLTPLLHFKGFHAVQVHRMAHYLWVHGRHQLALFLQSRNSSSFGVDIHPAARIGKGVMFDHATGIVVGETAVVEDNVSILQSVTLGGTGNESGDRHPKIRQGVLIGAGAKILGNIEIGEGSKVGAGSVVLNSVPAHVTVVGVPAKVVGRPVCQSPCESMRQNVLEDN; encoded by the coding sequence ATGACCGCACTTTCTACGCCCATCGATTTCTGGTCGACGCTCAAACAAGAAGCGCAAATTGTTGCTGACAACGAACCTTTGCTATCTAGCTATGTACATGCCAGTGTTCTTGCGCACCATAATTTCGAGTCGTCGCTAAGCTTCATTCTGTCAAACAAAATGGCAGATGACGTAATGCCTGCGCTTGCTATACGTGAGGTGTTTGACGAAGCCTACTTGTTAGAGCCAGGCATTAGCGAGGCCGCTATTGCTGACATTATGGCGATTAATGCGCGCGATGCCGCAGTGAACGATTACCTTACCCCTTTACTGCACTTCAAGGGTTTCCATGCCGTGCAGGTGCATCGAATGGCGCATTACCTTTGGGTTCACGGGCGCCATCAGTTAGCCCTGTTTTTGCAAAGTCGTAACTCATCAAGCTTTGGCGTAGACATACATCCAGCAGCGCGAATTGGTAAGGGTGTTATGTTCGACCACGCTACCGGTATTGTCGTGGGTGAGACTGCGGTAGTAGAAGACAATGTATCTATTTTGCAAAGCGTTACGCTGGGCGGTACGGGTAATGAATCGGGCGATCGTCACCCCAAAATTCGCCAAGGCGTGTTAATTGGCGCTGGAGCCAAAATCTTAGGAAATATCGAGATAGGTGAAGGCTCAAAAGTCGGCGCTGGTAGCGTAGTACTTAACAGTGTTCCAGCCCACGTGACCGTGGTGGGCGTTCCTGCGAAAGTGGTTGGGAGACCAGTTTGTCAAAGCCCCTGCGAATCCATGCGCCAAAACGTCCTAGAAGATAACTAA